The Sulfuricurvum sp. genome contains a region encoding:
- a CDS encoding DUF1566 domain-containing protein translates to MQTVTQTPEALMWQDDGQVSEHKMSYKSALSYCESLGLNDMNDWRMPTQQELFRLVDTQRTPTIFPVFAHTATECYWNISKDQNNRIGSIDFSTGKSLNTVGIDHTCFIRCVRKIK, encoded by the coding sequence ATGCAAACGGTTACACAAACACCTGAGGCTTTGATGTGGCAAGATGATGGGCAAGTTTCAGAACACAAAATGAGTTATAAAAGTGCCCTGAGCTATTGTGAATCACTTGGTCTAAATGATATGAATGATTGGCGCATGCCAACGCAACAAGAGTTATTTCGCCTTGTTGACACGCAACGTACACCGACAATTTTTCCGGTGTTTGCCCATACCGCAACAGAGTGTTATTGGAACATCTCTAAAGATCAAAATAACCGTATAGGTTCTATTGATTTTTCGACAGGAAAAAGTTTGAATACGGTGGGGATAGATCATACATGCTTTATTCGATGCGTCCGTAAGATAAAATAG
- a CDS encoding DUF4118 domain-containing protein: MYPIIPPFLLLLSLSLISKLFNEELQLVNIGMIHLIPILYAAMILGRRDTLIVSLVSVLSFNFFFIPPTFTFTVHDIRYVFSFAIMITVGQIVSWLSERASIAKELETSERLQETLLGSLSHELRTPLAAIMGASSGLLTEELDLNTEQKKELYRTIDEGASRMRRLIDNLLDTARLQSGMLKLKLQECDIRELLGSALSKTEHIFPAMLTMSDNLNSLQGDAILIEQALFNLLENAFKYGDAVNVAVEHHPQEIVIRICNTGSIPPAHEASMAWRAFSRLSNVRGEEGIGLGLYVAYRIAAMHGGSVETMSDGIQFCATMKLPYRGEG, from the coding sequence ATGTACCCGATTATCCCCCCATTTTTACTTTTACTATCTCTTTCCTTGATCTCCAAACTCTTTAATGAGGAGCTTCAACTGGTCAATATCGGGATGATTCATCTCATCCCTATCCTCTATGCCGCGATGATATTAGGGCGGAGAGACACTTTAATCGTCTCACTTGTTTCGGTACTATCCTTTAACTTTTTTTTTATCCCACCAACGTTTACGTTTACGGTACATGATATTCGCTATGTTTTCAGTTTTGCCATTATGATTACCGTCGGGCAAATCGTTTCATGGTTGAGCGAACGTGCCTCTATTGCCAAAGAATTAGAGACTTCTGAACGGCTTCAAGAGACTCTTTTAGGCTCATTATCGCATGAGCTACGAACACCTCTTGCCGCGATTATGGGGGCATCATCAGGGTTGCTCACCGAAGAGCTGGATTTAAATACGGAACAAAAAAAGGAGCTTTACCGTACGATTGATGAGGGGGCGAGTCGAATGCGACGGCTGATAGATAACCTCCTCGATACTGCCCGACTCCAAAGCGGTATGCTTAAACTCAAACTCCAAGAGTGCGATATACGTGAACTTTTAGGGAGTGCGTTATCGAAAACAGAACATATTTTTCCCGCAATGCTAACGATGAGTGACAATCTTAATTCACTGCAAGGGGACGCGATTCTAATCGAACAGGCTCTTTTTAATCTCCTTGAAAATGCCTTTAAATACGGTGATGCGGTCAATGTAGCAGTAGAACATCATCCGCAAGAGATAGTGATTCGTATCTGTAATACCGGCTCTATCCCCCCTGCACATGAAGCCTCTATGGCATGGAGAGCGTTTTCAAGACTGAGTAATGTCCGTGGCGAAGAGGGGATTGGATTGGGTCTGTATGTAGCGTATCGAATTGCTGCGATGCACGGCGGGAGTGTGGAGACGATGAGTGATGGAATACAATTTTGCGCGACGATGAAACTTCCATACAGGGGTGAGGGATGA
- a CDS encoding DUF4160 domain-containing protein — MPTLLNQDGFKFFFYANEHEPKHIHVMKNDAFAKIELENLRIVQNYLKPKELKRVLEIIEENKNEFERIWDEWFN, encoded by the coding sequence TTGCCAACGCTATTGAATCAAGACGGTTTCAAGTTCTTCTTTTACGCTAATGAACATGAACCAAAGCACATTCATGTAATGAAAAATGATGCGTTTGCCAAAATCGAGTTGGAAAATTTACGTATCGTCCAAAATTATTTAAAACCCAAAGAACTCAAAAGAGTGCTTGAAATTATTGAAGAGAATAAAAATGAATTTGAAAGGATATGGGATGAGTGGTTTAATTAA
- a CDS encoding DUF2442 domain-containing protein has product MSGLIKGKEVHFDESYLHVKLEDDRIISTPIEWYQPLKKATLSQLKNYKLICMNTGIEWEELDYHLNIESMLELSDSKVA; this is encoded by the coding sequence ATGAGTGGTTTAATTAAAGGGAAAGAAGTCCATTTTGATGAGTCATATTTACACGTTAAACTTGAAGATGATAGGATTATATCGACTCCGATTGAGTGGTATCAGCCTTTGAAAAAAGCAACACTTTCTCAACTTAAAAACTATAAACTTATTTGTATGAATACTGGTATAGAGTGGGAAGAGTTAGATTACCACCTAAATATTGAGAGTATGTTGGAACTATCAGATAGTAAAGTAGCTTAA
- a CDS encoding response regulator transcription factor: MKETILIIDDDSAIRKLLEVALGAAGYHPIAIASGKEALNRAAIDAPALVLLDLGLSDMDGKEFLSRFREWSQSPVIVLSARSHESEKIAALEGGCDDYLTKPFGTGELLARIKAALRRRGMGMGESVSGLISDNLSLDISSHTVMLDNQELKLTPKEFDLLKILMQNSGKVLTHAWLLKEIWGIGYQNETHYLRVFINQLRQKIETDSTRPKRIITETGIGYRFVG, encoded by the coding sequence ATGAAAGAGACGATTTTAATCATCGATGATGACAGTGCTATTCGCAAACTGCTCGAAGTGGCACTGGGTGCGGCTGGGTATCATCCGATAGCAATCGCGTCGGGTAAAGAGGCGCTCAATCGTGCGGCAATCGATGCACCCGCTCTCGTATTGCTCGATTTGGGATTGAGCGATATGGACGGCAAAGAGTTTCTCTCACGATTTCGAGAATGGAGTCAATCTCCCGTAATCGTCCTCTCTGCACGCTCTCATGAGAGTGAAAAAATAGCGGCACTAGAAGGGGGATGTGATGATTATCTTACTAAACCTTTCGGTACGGGTGAACTACTGGCTCGTATCAAAGCGGCACTTCGACGGCGCGGTATGGGGATGGGTGAGAGTGTATCAGGGCTGATAAGCGATAATCTCTCTTTGGACATCTCCTCACATACCGTGATGTTGGACAATCAAGAGTTAAAACTAACCCCCAAAGAGTTCGACCTCCTCAAAATCTTGATGCAAAATAGCGGAAAAGTCCTCACCCATGCATGGTTGCTCAAAGAGATATGGGGAATCGGATACCAAAACGAGACCCACTATCTACGGGTTTTTATCAACCAACTCCGTCAAAAGATTGAAACAGATTCGACCCGTCCGAAACGGATTATTACTGAGACAGGTATCGGGTATCGGTTTGTGGGGTAA